One genomic window of bacterium includes the following:
- a CDS encoding CHAT domain-containing protein: MRILALIFILSSVSSLASEPEDTLLEKLFTEGSILEKNGKLPEAILKYEESLKIAQDSGNQTAIAKNFIAIGQIKTKRGEYAEAIKLFEQARILGEKLNDPRIIANALIRTSDIQQRQSQYKEALGNIQMALQIAETRNDKELMAKALNGIGNVHYFQGNFSEALDVYQRSLKYAEEWGDKTAISIAQEAIGKIYRTQGSTSEALEFYVKAQKTAEEAGDKVRLCSIFSNMGVAYKEQGLHEEAFQRYLLALSAAEELGDKQTYAQTLNNLGSLNREQGFLDRAIHYYHQALKSAEEVQNTRGIALVLNNMGDVYATQGLYEKALAYLERALKAREQIGDRWGITSTLSNIGSIYENQGKYDKALESYQRSLKIAEEAGDRPRIILVTYNLGRTYDRKGLYSESEQYFQRSLQVAKEIDSRKGMGYALEGLGATYLKIQKFQQAEEALLQARTFGEEIKEPTIIWESSYSLGKVYERQGAIQNALASYRLATDQIERIRSRAGLEEGKAGFLANKLIVYEDLIRLLHRLHKENRGQDYETKAFEYSEKAKARAFLDSFAETRIRKGLTKEQAVAEARLLRKISRIQSELWKEKITEQKRNETLRKLQEAEEELDQFLLDLRLSNPKYADLQYPKPYGLDRIRKELDSDTALLEFFVGEEESFVFAITQKEFRMALLPKKKELKQRVEKYKAAISRPPVSSRSGNAESTHREYQDLARALFLELLSPVQKTIRSKKSWIVIPDSVLHYVPLETLITERDELLLKRYQFSYAPSATIWANLRTNQGTENRSRTQLLAFADPELLSDSSNQERSLSQLRRLKYARLEVEGISALYPQTASTLYFGEQATEANFKKEPILQYKIIHLATHAVVDEEFPRRSGIILSQTKEAEEDGILQMHEIVNLNLNADLVVLSACETGLGKLVGGEGIVGLMRAFLYAGTKDVVVTLWNVDDKSTADLMKRFYVHMKSGKSKTESLRQAKLEFIRSAESGSGYAAYSNPYYWGPFELVGSGN, from the coding sequence ATGCGAATCCTTGCGCTTATTTTCATTCTTTCTTCTGTCTCCTCCCTTGCCTCAGAACCGGAAGATACTTTGTTGGAAAAGCTGTTTACAGAAGGAAGTATTTTGGAGAAAAATGGAAAACTTCCAGAAGCAATTCTCAAATACGAAGAAAGTTTGAAGATCGCCCAGGATTCCGGGAATCAGACTGCGATAGCGAAAAACTTCATCGCGATCGGCCAAATCAAAACGAAGCGTGGAGAATATGCTGAGGCGATCAAGCTTTTCGAACAAGCCAGAATTCTGGGGGAAAAACTAAACGATCCAAGAATCATTGCCAACGCGTTGATTCGAACCAGCGATATACAGCAGAGACAGAGTCAGTACAAAGAGGCGTTGGGAAATATTCAAATGGCTTTACAAATCGCTGAAACACGAAACGATAAGGAGTTGATGGCGAAAGCACTCAACGGCATTGGGAATGTCCACTATTTTCAAGGAAATTTTTCTGAGGCGTTGGATGTTTACCAGAGATCACTAAAGTATGCCGAAGAATGGGGAGATAAGACTGCAATTTCCATTGCGCAGGAGGCTATCGGCAAAATCTATCGAACGCAAGGTTCCACCAGCGAAGCTCTCGAGTTTTATGTGAAAGCTCAGAAAACTGCCGAAGAAGCAGGCGATAAAGTCCGGCTTTGTTCCATATTCAGCAACATGGGAGTCGCCTACAAAGAGCAAGGGCTGCATGAAGAAGCCTTCCAGCGTTACCTGCTCGCTTTGTCTGCAGCAGAGGAGTTAGGAGACAAGCAAACCTACGCGCAAACCCTAAATAATCTGGGAAGCCTGAATCGTGAACAAGGATTTCTTGATAGAGCAATCCATTACTATCACCAGGCTTTAAAATCGGCAGAGGAAGTACAAAACACCAGGGGAATTGCTTTGGTCTTGAATAATATGGGAGACGTGTACGCTACCCAGGGGTTATATGAAAAGGCGCTCGCGTATCTGGAAAGAGCATTGAAAGCCCGGGAACAAATCGGCGACAGGTGGGGAATTACTTCCACGCTAAGCAATATCGGCAGTATCTACGAGAATCAAGGCAAATATGACAAAGCGCTCGAAAGCTATCAACGCTCACTGAAAATCGCCGAAGAAGCTGGAGATCGGCCTCGAATAATTCTGGTGACATACAACTTGGGAAGAACTTATGACAGAAAGGGACTTTACTCAGAATCGGAGCAATATTTCCAGCGATCTTTGCAAGTCGCTAAGGAAATCGATTCCAGGAAAGGGATGGGATATGCATTGGAAGGGCTCGGAGCCACGTATCTAAAAATCCAAAAGTTTCAGCAAGCGGAAGAGGCTCTTCTTCAGGCGCGTACTTTTGGAGAAGAAATCAAAGAACCAACGATCATCTGGGAATCCAGTTATAGTTTGGGAAAAGTTTATGAGAGACAAGGTGCGATCCAGAACGCGCTTGCATCCTATCGCTTAGCAACCGATCAGATTGAAAGGATTCGCAGTAGAGCAGGTTTAGAAGAAGGCAAAGCCGGTTTTTTGGCAAACAAATTAATTGTCTACGAAGATTTGATCCGATTATTGCATCGACTTCACAAAGAGAATCGCGGCCAGGATTATGAGACTAAGGCTTTTGAATATTCAGAGAAAGCGAAGGCCCGTGCCTTTTTAGACTCTTTCGCCGAAACACGAATTCGGAAAGGTCTCACCAAAGAACAAGCAGTAGCCGAAGCACGCCTTCTCCGCAAGATTTCCCGCATTCAATCCGAATTGTGGAAGGAAAAGATCACAGAGCAAAAGAGGAACGAAACTTTAAGAAAACTTCAGGAAGCAGAAGAAGAATTGGATCAATTCCTTCTTGATTTAAGATTGAGCAATCCGAAATATGCAGATCTACAATATCCGAAACCATATGGTTTGGATCGGATCCGCAAAGAGCTGGATTCTGATACGGCGCTTTTGGAATTTTTTGTAGGCGAAGAAGAATCTTTTGTTTTTGCCATCACGCAGAAGGAATTTCGAATGGCTTTGCTGCCAAAGAAAAAAGAATTAAAGCAGCGGGTTGAGAAATATAAAGCTGCTATTAGCCGTCCTCCGGTAAGTTCCAGAAGTGGAAATGCAGAGAGCACGCATCGTGAATATCAAGATTTGGCTCGTGCGCTATTCCTGGAGCTTCTCAGTCCTGTGCAAAAGACGATTAGGAGCAAAAAGAGCTGGATTGTGATCCCGGATAGTGTTCTACATTATGTTCCCCTGGAAACGTTGATCACGGAAAGAGATGAATTGTTGCTCAAACGGTACCAATTTTCTTACGCCCCGTCTGCTACAATCTGGGCAAATCTGAGAACGAATCAGGGAACGGAAAATCGCTCGCGGACCCAGCTTCTTGCATTTGCCGATCCTGAATTGCTGTCTGACAGCTCGAATCAGGAAAGGTCGCTCAGCCAGTTGCGCAGGTTGAAATATGCAAGGCTTGAAGTAGAAGGGATCAGTGCTTTGTATCCGCAAACGGCGTCCACACTTTATTTTGGTGAACAAGCCACCGAAGCGAATTTTAAAAAAGAGCCCATTCTCCAGTACAAGATCATTCATTTGGCGACCCATGCTGTGGTAGACGAAGAATTTCCGCGGCGTTCCGGAATCATTCTTTCGCAAACGAAAGAAGCGGAAGAAGATGGGATACTCCAGATGCATGAAATAGTGAATCTCAATCTAAATGCTGATCTGGTCGTACTGTCGGCCTGTGAAACGGGACTGGGAAAGCTGGTAGGGGGAGAAGGAATCGTAGGTTTAATGAGAGCTTTCCTTTACGCAGGCACCAAAGACGTCGTTGTTACTCTTTGGAACGTTGATGATAAATCAACGGCGGACCTGATGAAACGTTTCTACGTCCACATGAAAAGTGGAAAAAGCAAAACAGAATCTTTAAGACAAGCCAAACTCGAATTCATCCGATCCGCCGAGTCCGGTTCAGGCTATGCGGCATACAGCAATCCATACTATTGGGGTCCATTCGAATTGGTAGGCTCCGGAAATTGA
- a CDS encoding RNA polymerase sigma factor: protein MEIGLQNLKDSELLDAFKRTAESIYFQEIYRRYREKIRNGCLKFFRGNDALAEDATQDAFVKALEKIRQCAIDSIGGWLYTVAKHSCIDIYRRQMISLNSSSSNLDRIPKINGSELRAQEKESKLLKLRQLLNELDEKQRICLKLYLEGYSYKEISKLTQLNEKAVKSAIQTGKENIKKRI from the coding sequence TTGGAAATAGGGCTTCAAAATCTGAAAGATTCGGAGCTACTCGATGCCTTTAAACGCACAGCGGAAAGCATATATTTCCAGGAGATCTATCGCCGTTATCGTGAGAAAATCCGGAACGGTTGTCTGAAGTTTTTCAGGGGAAATGATGCCTTGGCTGAGGATGCCACTCAGGATGCATTTGTAAAAGCTTTGGAAAAGATTCGACAGTGTGCAATCGATAGTATCGGAGGCTGGTTATATACGGTAGCCAAGCATTCATGCATCGATATTTATCGAAGGCAGATGATATCTCTGAATTCGTCTTCTTCCAATCTTGACAGGATACCAAAAATAAACGGGTCGGAATTACGGGCACAAGAGAAAGAATCAAAGCTCCTCAAGCTAAGGCAACTACTGAATGAATTAGATGAGAAACAAAGAATATGTTTAAAATTATACCTGGAAGGTTACAGTTATAAGGAAATTTCCAAACTCACTCAATTGAATGAAAAGGCAGTAAAATCTGCCATTCAGACGGGAAAAGAAAATATCAAAAAGAGGATTTAA
- a CDS encoding TonB-dependent receptor plug domain-containing protein has protein sequence MLKTYFIFSILMILFTSFLFAQEDNGSVLSGQVLDSFSKVAVVGAVVEFTEKNLRTQTDRDGTFRLSELPSGSQVIRIRSLGYNERETVVDITPGASNFLTIELIPVFRESVEVEVPFLEGQAKALNQQKTAINIKNIVSADQIGRFPDSNATEATQRLPGVTLERDQGEGRFVQIRGTEPRLTSVSINGERIPAPEGDIRFVGLDVIPADLLEAIEVSKALTPDMESDAIGGAINLVTKTPPDKVRSVSEPVAIFAGASRWFGSLCKLHVRGFRNGAPWNSHGESARSGEAEILASAGRDSCLSVKTMGQQYIHKPIS, from the coding sequence ATGTTAAAAACTTATTTCATATTCTCGATTCTCATGATTCTATTCACGAGTTTTCTTTTTGCGCAGGAAGATAACGGCTCTGTGCTTTCCGGTCAGGTCCTGGATTCTTTTTCCAAAGTTGCCGTTGTAGGAGCTGTTGTTGAGTTCACTGAGAAAAACTTGAGAACTCAAACGGATCGAGATGGTACTTTCCGGCTGTCTGAACTTCCATCCGGTTCACAAGTGATACGGATAAGATCGCTTGGTTACAATGAAAGAGAGACCGTCGTAGACATCACTCCGGGCGCTTCCAATTTTCTTACAATTGAATTGATCCCCGTGTTTCGGGAATCTGTTGAAGTGGAGGTTCCTTTTCTGGAAGGTCAGGCGAAGGCGTTGAATCAGCAAAAGACTGCAATCAACATTAAGAACATTGTCTCAGCCGATCAAATCGGACGCTTTCCCGACTCGAATGCGACCGAAGCAACCCAACGATTGCCTGGAGTGACTTTGGAGCGTGATCAAGGAGAAGGACGCTTCGTTCAAATTCGTGGTACCGAACCGAGGCTTACATCTGTTTCGATCAATGGCGAACGAATTCCGGCTCCTGAAGGAGATATCCGCTTTGTGGGTCTTGATGTGATTCCGGCAGATCTCCTGGAAGCGATTGAAGTTTCCAAAGCATTAACGCCGGACATGGAGTCAGATGCTATAGGTGGAGCAATCAATCTCGTCACGAAAACTCCACCCGATAAAGTACGTTCTGTATCAGAACCAGTTGCGATTTTTGCCGGCGCCTCTAGATGGTTTGGGAGTTTATGCAAACTACACGTTCGCGGATTCAGAAACGGAGCTCCCTGGAATTCGCACGGGGAGTCTGCCAGGTCAGGCGAGGCGGAAATACTGGCATCTGCCGGCCGAGACTCATGCTTGAGCGTTAAAACAATGGGACAGCAGTATATACACAAACCGATTTCCTGA